A region from the Ptychodera flava strain L36383 chromosome 10, AS_Pfla_20210202, whole genome shotgun sequence genome encodes:
- the LOC139142421 gene encoding uncharacterized protein: protein MDHWEAIGVTEVKVAVYSDGQEKASLIFNGIGSDKENWFSIDRLRASPWGDLMDAKLENGKDGQYFSVAGDNGINRHFFINNNYGGCGNDAGWLVVVDDGSTVCNWSEYADKPYVMYASDSKVTYESGNAQFADFIAVFIKHRFEFFESSHHWEMVFKAVSGSGGNVLDLWNSDGGRNEDNRVVKNINTQFRDHYKNSKIDDWSSLGVKEVKVAVYDQCKEVMNMVFNGEGSDKNNWFSKDRLTSTSYTDLDTNSATNYFSIEGDDGISRHFFVNANYGGCGNDAGWLVVVDTENVACDWSEMETRPYFLCGSAGQKVTYQSGASDVTTGTEFAVYIKT, encoded by the exons ATGGACCATTGGGAAGCAATCGGCGTGACCGAG GTGAAAGTCGCCGTGTACTCGGACGGCCAGGAAAAAGCAAGTTTAATTTTCAATGGCATCGGTTCTGATAAAGAGAATTGGTTCAGTATTGATCGCTTGAGAGCCTCTCCCTGGGGAGATTTAATGGACGCAAAGTTGGAGAACGGAAAGGACGGCCAATATTTCTCAGTGGCTGG TGATAATGGTATCAATCGCCATTTCTTCATAAATAATAACTATGGTGGTTGTGGTAATGATGCTGGTTGGTTGGTTGTGGTCGATGATGGCTCAACTGTTTGCAACTGGAGTGAATATGCAGACAAACCGTACGTCATGTATGCTTCCGACTCGAAAGTTACATATGAAAGTG GAAATGCTCAGTTTGCTGATTTCATAGCCGTTTTCATCAAACACCGATTCG AATTTTTTGAAAGCAGTCACC ATTGGGAAATGGTATTCAAAGCCGTTAGCGGCTCTGGAGGTAATGTTCTAGATCTTTGGAACAGTGACGGCGGAAGGAATGAAGACAACAGAGttgtaaaaaatatcaacacaCAATTCCGTGATCATTACAAGAATTCTAAAATCGACGACTGGTCTTCCCTTGGAGTGAAAGAG GTGAAAGTAGCTGTGTATGATCAATGCAAAGAGGTAATGAACATGGTCTTCAACGGTGAAGGAAGCGATAAGAACAACTGGTTCAGCAAAGACAGGTTGACGTCCACTTCATACACTGACCTTGATACCAACAGCGCAACCAACTATTTCTCAATTGAAGG AGACGACGGTATTTCCCGCCACTTCTTTGTTAATGCCAATTATGGCGGCTGTGGAAACGACGCTGGTTGGTTGGTAGTAGTAGACACTGAGAATGTTGCGTGCGATTGGAGCGAAATGGAAACAAGACCTTACTTCCTGTGCGGCTCAGCTGGACAGAAAGTTACTTATCAAAGCG GTGCCAGTGATGTTACCACGGGTACAGAGTTTGCTGTCTACATAAAGACTTAG